AGTTGCCGGAAGGGCTTTCTCTGGAAAGTGCTTCCGTTGGGGAACCGGAAAGAGATCAAAAGAAATATTCCTGGATACTAAATGAACTTCCGGATCAGGATTTGAAAATTGAAGTGATTCCTGAATTATCCGTGTTGTCGAAAATACTACTGGCTATCGGCCCTTTTGGCTTAGCCTTAATTGGTTTTTCAGGAGGCTTTTATCTTCATTTTAGGATGCTGAAAAGACGAAGACAAGCGGAGAAAACTGGGTTTAATTGGGTATTGACCATTGGGGTATTTTTGGTGCCTGTATTATTTTATGTTTGCTTTCTGCTTGCTTATGATTTAATAGACTGGAGTTTGGGCGGGAATGCGTTGGGAAGACATGGTTACGTGTTTCTCGTAGTCTTTAGTTTACCTGTGTTCTGGTTGGCCTATTGGGCGCTAATGTGGTGGCTGAATCGGAAGATGAAGCCGGTTAAATAAGAAAAATCACCTTCCTGATATACCTATTATTGGGTATATTTCCTTAATTCTAGGATAAAATTTTAAAATATAGCGCATGTAAACTGTCGCGATTGTATTTTTGTTAAAGCAAACTTTAGCCCGTTACGATGAGCCGCGGACTTATATTAAACAACATCCTTTAAAAATCTTATCATGTTTTCCTTTTTTAAGAAAAGAACGCACGTCGACCATATGGAGTGGTTAGGAGTGGATATGCATTCCCATTTATTGCCAGGTATTGATGACGGGGCAACGGACAGTATACAGTCTGTTGGTTTTATAAAAAAGTTGCATGAGTTGGGCTTTCAGAAATTGCTTTGTACGCCTCATATTTTTTCTGAGCTCTATCCAAATACACCTGATACGATAGGGGCTGCATTGGATATTACACGCCTGGCCTTGAAAGAGGCGGGGGTATCCATAGAAATTGGAGCGGCAGCAGAGTACATGATCAATGATACCTTTAAAGTTTCCAAAGACCTGATGTGTCTGCCCAATAAATACCTGCTGATTGAGATGTCTTACCTGGCTGAAATGCCCAATATAGAGCAGGTT
This region of Pedobacter steynii genomic DNA includes:
- a CDS encoding tyrosine-protein phosphatase, giving the protein MFSFFKKRTHVDHMEWLGVDMHSHLLPGIDDGATDSIQSVGFIKKLHELGFQKLLCTPHIFSELYPNTPDTIGAALDITRLALKEAGVSIEIGAAAEYMINDTFKVSKDLMCLPNKYLLIEMSYLAEMPNIEQVIFNLQVKGYKVILAHPERYNFYFEKHQRFHRFKEMGVLFQLNLLSVCGYYGKDVKKLAEYLLQKNYYDLAGTDLHHDKHLQVLSQEIQTGRLFSKIGHVGFKNKELFF